The following coding sequences lie in one Apium graveolens cultivar Ventura chromosome 1, ASM990537v1, whole genome shotgun sequence genomic window:
- the LOC141717730 gene encoding uncharacterized protein LOC141717730, with amino-acid sequence MIEKTLSTFHPNTVILAQQYRELNFQKYGELISLLLVAEKNNELLLKNHQIRPIGSAQLPEVHNTSFLKNERGKGYRGERGYGRNRGRGNFRGRFRNQYHSGHLKWQRDSYNSGHQKWQREVPNKRKTPQEGGNRGICHRCGSEGHQQRTCRTPKHLVDPYESSKRNNGKKVETNLANYNLVNEPINKVSNEIDTGANLYYGLDD; translated from the coding sequence ATGATTGAAAAAACCCTCTCAACTTTTCACCCCAACACTGTGATCCTGGCTCAACAATATAGGGAGCTGAATTTTCAGAAATATGGCGAGCTGATATCTCTCCTTCTTGTGGCTGAAAAGAATAATGAGTTGCTACTGAAAAATCATCAGATACGTCCCATAGGCTCTGCCCAGTTACCTGAAGTACATAACACGTCATTCCTGAAGAATGAACGTGGGAAAGGGTATAGAGGAGAACGAGGTTATGGACGAAACCGTGGACGTGGAAATTTCCGTGGTCGGTTTCGCAATCAATATCATTCTGGACACCTGAAGTGGCAACGTGATAGTTACAACTCTGGCCACCAGAAATGGCAACGTGAAGTGCCAAATAAAAGAAAGACACCCCAAGAAGGAGGGAACCGAGGCATCTGTCATAGGTGCGGATCTGAGGGGCACCAACAACGTACTTGTCGCACACCCAAACATCTTGTTGACCCCTACGAGTCATCCAAAAGGAATAATGGAAAGAAAGTAGAAACCAACTTGGCTAATTATAATCTAGTTAATGAACCAATCAATAAGGTCTCAAATGAAATAGACACTGGTGCTAATCTTTATTATGGTTTAGACGACTAG